The window CTCCGAAATATGATTGATCCTCTCTGGAGAGGAAATAAAAATAACTACGGAGAATGGTGTATGACCGATCCACTTGAACAACAGGTGCGTGCTGAGCTTAAAAAAGGGCGCAGCAAGAAGGAAATCCTCAAGACCCTGGCAACAGCTGATACCAAAGAAGATGTCGTCTGGTATCTGGAACAATATCCCACAGAAAAAAAGAGAAAAAAAATAGTTTGGCTCAATTGGCTTTTGGTTGTGGCAGTGCTGATCGTTACGGTGAAGAAACTTTATTTTATCGCTTTAATACAGCTAAACGCGGTTGCGATGGATCAATTTTCTCCTTTACTGCTTGTAGAATTACTTGTCCCTGCGATTAATTTTTATGCCATAACGAAGGTGATTCGCTATTTCCGGCAGGGATATCAATTTATAGCAGTGCTTGCACTTTTAGCTTTATTTCGCCCAGAAAATCGAATCATGCCCGACGGCGCTCTGTACCTCTTGGCTATTGCACTGGGGGTTTATCTGCTACTGCACCTTTTCCCAAAACGCAGCAAGCAAGGAGACGCGGAGCTCTTGGCGGAATAATCTTCTTGGTCATTAGGCTCTATCATGCCCCATAGTCGTTGTGCCGTCGTTGTGGGTGATCTTTATAGAATCATGAGAATAAGGGGAGATTCTTTCTGAAGAATCTCCCTTATTTTTTGGCTCTAAGAAATATGCTACGCGAATTTTTCATTGACAAAAGTGTAGTTAGTATTTAATTATATCATTAATTAGTTAATTGCTAAATCTCTAGGCCGGAGAAAAAAGATGGATGACCAAGTCGATAATCTGGCTATTTTGCTCAAATCCATATCTCACCCTATTCGCTTAAAAATTCTCTGCCTTCTCCAGGATAAAGAGCTGACAGTGAGTGAAATTCGGGAAGAAGTGGAAACCAGTGGGGCAAATATCAGTCAGCATTTGAACATAATGAGAAACCAAGGTATCATCGACTCGCGCAAAGAAGCGAATTTTATTTACAATCGTATTGCGGACGAGCGAATTATCGAGTTAATGAAGACGATGAAGCAGTTATTTTGCGCCATCGCCTAAACAGATATCAAGCAAGGAAGAGATAAATAACAGGAGGCAGTCATGGATCTCTCGACCAGAGCAATTCAGTTTTCTCTGCGCAAACCAAAGATCGTCACCGCGATCATGGTTGCGTTTAC is drawn from Candidatus Electrothrix aestuarii and contains these coding sequences:
- a CDS encoding metalloregulator ArsR/SmtB family transcription factor, with the translated sequence MDDQVDNLAILLKSISHPIRLKILCLLQDKELTVSEIREEVETSGANISQHLNIMRNQGIIDSRKEANFIYNRIADERIIELMKTMKQLFCAIA